Proteins encoded in a region of the Homalodisca vitripennis isolate AUS2020 unplaced genomic scaffold, UT_GWSS_2.1 ScUCBcl_579;HRSCAF=2902, whole genome shotgun sequence genome:
- the LOC124370858 gene encoding uncharacterized protein LOC124370858 has product MDISVRPSDKSKGETPRKKVRAPNHWKRAQAKKKRYAPKGFPDFPTCNHTKGALLCRSLTAQDIRRFHSAFYKEHDKIYQDNFVLKHITMNVIKRRRPKNQKNIKKQARAKYFITNREKKMVPVCLGTFLRALNISRFRINKIADRFYYKHEMPKERRGGDTTGNRFVAKKESIMTFINSLKCSETHYCTNRSGRKYLPAELNIKKLWRMYQTNAEDHLKVKDSYFRYIFNRKYNLGFGSPRVDVCSTCLELAEKIKSTKSDAERNMLLVEKRVHKLRSQAFYGLLQEDREDLLILSFDCQKNQPLPKLPDQSSYYTRQLYLNNFCVVKGHSKSKLDKDNVTAYTWTENEFSKGSNEISSCLYDTLNSID; this is encoded by the exons atggATATTAGTGTAAGACCAAGTGATAAAAGTAAAGGAGAAACACCCAGGAAGAAGGTTCGAGCACCAAACCACTGGAAAAGAGCCCAGGCAAAAAAGAAAAG atatgCTCCGAAGGGTTTTCCGGATTTTCCTACGTGTAACCACACCAAAGGCGCCCTACTTTGCCGATCATTGACAGCCCAGGACATAAGAAGATTTCattctgctttttataaggaACATGATAAAATATACCAAGACAACTTTGTTCTAAAGCATATAACAATGAACGTGATAAAGCGAAGAagacccaaaaaccaaaaaaatattaaaaaacaagctagagcaaaatatttcataacaaaccgTGAGAAGAAAATGGTTCCGGTGTGTTTGGGTACTTTTCTGAGGGCCTTAAATATTTCcagatttagaattaataaaattgctgaccggttttattacaaacatgaaatGCCGAAGGAGAGGAGAGGCGGTGACACTACTGGTAACAGATTTGTGgctaaaaaagaaagtattatgacgtttattaatagtttaaagtgcagTGAAACTCATTACTGTACAAACAGAAGTGGCCGGAAATATTTGCCTGcagaactaaatataaagaagCTCTGGCGAATGTATCAGACCAATGCGGAAGATCACCTTAAAGTGAAAGacagttattttagatatatttttaatagaaaatacaacttGGGATTCGGATCACCTAGGGTGGACGTATGTTCTACTTGCCTAGAATTGGCAGAAAAAATAAAGTCGACAAAGAGTGATGCCGAGCGAAACATGCTTCTTGTTGAGAAACGGGTCCACAAGCTACGATCACAAGCATTTTACGGTTTGTTACAAGAAGACCGTGAAGATCTCCTAATATTATCTTTCGATTGCCAAAAAAATCAACCTCTACCTAAACTTCCGGATCAGTCCTCCTACTACACCCGtcagctatatttaaataatttttgtgttgtaaaggGCCATTCAAAATCCAAACTTGACAAAGATAATGTAACAGCTTACACGTGGACAGAGAATGAGTTTTCTAAGGGATCCAATGAGATTTCATCCTGTTTATATGACACTTTGAATTCTATTGACTGA
- the LOC124370864 gene encoding uncharacterized protein LOC124370864, with the protein MHESENIQVERETSKDVHLLNFISTPVEPESNEWELETITQVTNMEQEYGASTTLEDLDDALSSVSDLFENDIDDPTYTPPSGSESDSTLSNDLEQVQSQSVSTNTTANNNNIIPLVPYTDSDDTESELPIVTQPKNKGRKRIRNEKKWKKNIRKQGRISGKEHVNSKGDIVKERTLRPPCKTTCRLKCSQRISHAQRVHIHSDYYNSERNLSSKRQYIVSCITTKPIARSRQRDGSRNSRKNSHTYFLKWDNNFEKVCKQFFLNTLVISETFVKFALLKNPKYWYG; encoded by the exons ATGCATGAAAGTGAAAATATCCAAGTTGAAAGAGAAACTAGTAAAGACGTACATcttcttaatttcatttcaactccAGTAGAACCAG agtcaaatgAATGGGAGCTAGAGACGATAACACAAGTGACAAACATGGAACAAGAATATGGAGCATCGACAACACTGGAAGATTTAGATGATGCGCTATCTTCTGTGAGCGACCTATTTGAGAATGACATCGATGATCCAACATACACTCCACCTTCAGGTTCAGAGAGTGATTCAACTTTAAGTAACGATTTAGAACAAGTACAAAGTCAATCTGTAAGTACAAAtactacagcaaataataataatataatacctctGGTACCATACACCGATTCAGATGACACGGAGAGCGAGTTACCGATAGTTACTCAAcctaaaaataaaggaagaaaaagaataaggaatgaaaaaaagtggaaaaaaaacattagaaagcaGGGACGAATTTCTGGAAAAGAGCATGTCAACTCTAAAGGagatattgtaaaagaaagaacTTTAAGACCTCCTTGTAAAACTACTTGTCGCTTGAAATGCTCTCAGCGCATAAGTCATGCACAAAGAGTACACATTCATTCTGACTATTATAATAGTGAAAGAAACTTAAGTTCTAAACGCCAGTATATAGTTTCTTGTATTACAACCAAGCCAATAGCCAGGTCACGACAAAGAGATGGTTCTAGAAATAGTAGAAAAAACAGccatacttattttctcaaatgggataacaattttgaaaaagtttgcaaacaatttttcttgaacacactagtaatatcagaaacatttgttaagtTTGCTCTCTTAAAAAACCCAAAGTACTGGTATGGTTGA
- the LOC124370865 gene encoding uncharacterized protein LOC124370865 translates to MLTWTKVTWKSANLIRNFGTRIGSEGRGVSGLAGSVDVPGAGPGRVPARSRRRDSLLGSAPWPHADLPCCEALAVWSRAGPYRVSPLRGRRCGRRGRASCLRGRRSTINSELARTRGIRLSN, encoded by the exons ATGCTAACTTGGACGAAGGTAACTTGGAAGTCGGCAAACTTGATCCGTAACTTCGGAACAAGGATTGGCTCTGAGGGTCGGGGTGTATCGGGCTTGGCGGGAAGCGTAGACGTGCCGGGAGCCGGGCCTGG TCGCGTCCCCGCGCGTTCGCGCCGTCGTGATTCTCTGCTCGGTTCCGCGCCTTGGCCTCACGCGGATCTTCCTTGCTGTGAGGCGTTGGCTGTCTGGTCGCGTGCGGGTCCGTATCGGGTTAGTCCCCTCCGGGGGCGCCGGTGCGGCCGGCGTGGACGGGCCTCCTGTCTCCGCGGTCGCCGTTCAACGATCAACTCAGAACTGGCACGGACCAGGGGAATCCGACTGTCTAATTAA